The sequence below is a genomic window from Acidobacteriota bacterium.
GCTCGGGTTCACCCGCGAGGAACAAGACGCGTTCGCCGTCCGGAGCTACGAGCGGGCCATCGCCGCCCAGAAGGACGGCCGTTTCGCCGCCGAGATCGTGCCGGTCGCCGTGCCCCAGGGGAAGGGCGACCCGGTGATGGTCGCCGCGGACGAGGAGCCGGGCAAGGTGATGTTCGACAAGATCGCCAAGCTCCGCCCGGCGTTCGACAAGGCGGGAACCATCACCGCGGCCAACGCCTCGAAGATCGACGCCGGCGCGGCGGCGGTGGTGGTGATGGCGGCGGAGAAGGCTGCGGCGCTGGGCCTGCAGCCGGTGGCCCGGATTGTGGCCCAGGCGTCGTTCGCCCAGGCGCCGGCGGACTTTCCCACGGCGCCGGCGGGCGCCATCCGCAAGGCGCTGGCCAAGGCCGGGCTCGACCTGGGCGACATCGACCTGTTCGAGATCAACGAGGCGTTCGCCGCCGTGGCGCTGGCCGCGGTGAAGGAGCTGGGCATCGACCCCGAGCGGCTCAACGTCCACGGCGGAGCGATCGCGCTGGGGCATCCCATCGGCGCCAGCGGCGCGCGGATCCTGGTGACGCTGCTCCATACGCTGGCCGCGCGCGGCGCCCGGCGCGGCGTGGCGTCGCTCTGCATCGGCGGCGGCGAAGCCGCGGCCCTGGTGGTGGAACGGGTGTGAACAGTCAAAAGTGAAT
It includes:
- a CDS encoding acetyl-CoA C-acyltransferase, with the protein product MREAVILGPVRTPIGSFLGALAAVPAVRLGAAAVAEAVRRAGVAPDQVDEVIMGQVLQGGCGQAPARQAALYAGLPQAVECLTLHKVCGSGLKAVMVAAQAVTCGDADIVVAGGMENMSQAPYYLAGARSGFRMGHGTVLDGMIHDGLWDPYNDFHMGTAAERCVRELGFTREEQDAFAVRSYERAIAAQKDGRFAAEIVPVAVPQGKGDPVMVAADEEPGKVMFDKIAKLRPAFDKAGTITAANASKIDAGAAAVVVMAAEKAAALGLQPVARIVAQASFAQAPADFPTAPAGAIRKALAKAGLDLGDIDLFEINEAFAAVALAAVKELGIDPERLNVHGGAIALGHPIGASGARILVTLLHTLAARGARRGVASLCIGGGEAAALVVERV